In Gemmatimonas sp., one genomic interval encodes:
- the sufU gene encoding Fe-S cluster assembly sulfur transfer protein SufU — MTPSVARIAAIYQDALLAHHRAPHNRRELPHATATASQRNPVCGDDITVGVRIADGVVTEIAFSGRGCSIATASASMMTDAVCGLPVQEALTLGETVDRMLSGGGVELPEVLAPLRGVAPFAGRHSCARMPWQALRDALT, encoded by the coding sequence ATGACGCCGAGCGTGGCGCGCATTGCCGCCATTTACCAGGACGCGCTGCTCGCGCATCACCGGGCACCGCACAACCGCCGCGAGCTCCCACACGCCACCGCCACGGCGTCGCAGCGCAACCCGGTGTGCGGTGACGACATCACGGTGGGCGTGCGCATTGCGGACGGTGTGGTCACGGAGATCGCCTTCTCCGGGCGCGGCTGCTCCATTGCCACCGCCAGCGCCAGCATGATGACCGACGCGGTGTGCGGGCTGCCGGTGCAGGAGGCGCTCACGCTCGGTGAGACCGTTGATCGCATGCTCAGCGGCGGCGGGGTGGAGTTGCCGGAGGTCCTCGCGCCATTGCGCGGGGTCGCACCGTTCGCGGGACGGCACAGCTGCGCGCGCATGCCGTGGCAGGCGCTGCGCGACGCCCTCACGTAA
- a CDS encoding carbon-nitrogen hydrolase family protein, producing the protein MSDTLRIAGAQLAPVWLHRDGTIARVVQSITEAAADGIALLAFPEAFVPGYPFWIEHTDGARFDSHMQKVLHAHYLDQAVQIEAGHLDPVVEAAARHGMTVVLGIIERPRDRGGHSIYACCVTITPAHGIVTVHRKLMPTYEERLSWASGDGHGLRTTRVGAFTLGALNCWENWLPLARAALYAQGEDLHVAIWPGSVRNTEAITRFVAREGRSYVLSVCSVLRRDQLGEHIPFVDELRERLPEILSEGGTAIAAPDGTWIVEPTPHVEQRFVADIAHHRVREERQNFDVAGHYGRPDVLQLHVNRERQAMARFDGGEVPRVDLT; encoded by the coding sequence ATGTCCGACACCCTCCGCATTGCCGGTGCGCAGCTTGCTCCCGTGTGGCTGCATCGTGACGGCACCATCGCCAGGGTCGTGCAGTCCATCACCGAAGCGGCGGCGGACGGCATCGCGCTGCTGGCGTTCCCCGAAGCGTTCGTGCCCGGATATCCGTTCTGGATCGAGCACACCGACGGGGCACGGTTCGACAGCCACATGCAGAAGGTGCTGCATGCGCACTATCTCGATCAGGCGGTGCAGATCGAGGCCGGGCACCTCGACCCCGTCGTGGAGGCGGCGGCGCGCCATGGCATGACCGTGGTGCTCGGCATCATCGAGCGCCCACGGGACCGCGGTGGCCACAGCATCTACGCCTGCTGCGTCACGATCACCCCCGCGCACGGCATCGTCACGGTGCACCGCAAGCTCATGCCCACCTACGAAGAGCGACTCAGCTGGGCCTCCGGTGACGGGCATGGCCTGCGCACCACGCGCGTGGGGGCCTTCACGCTGGGGGCGCTCAACTGCTGGGAGAACTGGCTCCCCCTCGCGCGCGCCGCACTGTACGCGCAAGGAGAAGACCTGCACGTGGCCATCTGGCCTGGCAGTGTGCGCAACACCGAAGCCATTACGCGCTTCGTGGCGCGCGAGGGGCGGTCGTACGTGCTCTCCGTGTGCAGCGTGCTGCGTCGTGACCAGCTGGGTGAGCACATCCCGTTCGTAGACGAGCTGCGGGAACGCCTACCGGAGATCCTCAGCGAAGGCGGCACGGCCATTGCCGCGCCGGACGGGACGTGGATCGTGGAGCCCACCCCGCACGTGGAGCAGCGGTTCGTGGCCGACATTGCCCACCACCGCGTGCGCGAGGAGCGGCAGAACTTCGATGTGGCCGGTCACTACGGTCGCCCCGACGTGCTGCAGCTGCACGTGAACCGCGAACGGCAGGCCATGGCGCGGTTTGACGGAGGCGAAGTTCCCCGCGTCGACCTTACGTGA
- a CDS encoding phosphodiester glycosidase family protein, with protein sequence MRSFVRRAAVLLACAMASCRAPAPLDARPLTLSATVADSVVTTRVAPGARLHRVVNTTLPWRAFVLEVDLSCSRLHALKGGATAVGRTTTSQLLAALPAAMGAVGAINADFFLFAPPGVPTNLHVERGTMLAGPGPKPVVFTDARRVRIDTVVVDGRLTMAGLDLRLASWNRPTPSSAGIVDAHWGVPLDSLTRRHTWRLDPVAGRGARKVGSMATLNGRYIVRTAAPADTLVFGDTLLVHLPPPPRTGAAATALRAGDTVRVRLGLATARGPVRVADAVGGRPMVLVDSAITGDVDTEGNAGFRNLNPRSAIGFNRARTRAWLAVIDGRQPGYSMGMTLRQVAELMQSLGATHALNLDGGGSSALVLRSGADTVVRVVNRPSDQTERPVGNALAVLSRCTGA encoded by the coding sequence ATGCGTTCCTTCGTTCGCCGTGCCGCGGTCCTGCTGGCGTGCGCCATGGCCAGCTGTCGTGCGCCAGCCCCTCTGGATGCCCGGCCGCTCACACTGTCCGCGACGGTTGCCGATTCGGTGGTCACGACACGGGTGGCTCCCGGCGCGCGCCTGCATCGCGTGGTGAACACCACGTTGCCGTGGCGCGCGTTCGTTCTCGAAGTGGATCTCAGCTGCAGTCGCCTGCATGCCCTCAAGGGCGGCGCGACGGCGGTGGGGCGCACCACGACCAGCCAACTGCTGGCGGCGTTGCCTGCCGCCATGGGGGCCGTCGGTGCCATCAACGCCGACTTCTTTCTCTTTGCCCCACCGGGGGTGCCCACCAACCTGCATGTGGAGCGCGGGACGATGCTGGCAGGCCCCGGTCCCAAGCCGGTGGTCTTTACCGATGCACGCCGAGTCCGGATCGATACGGTCGTCGTTGATGGACGGCTCACGATGGCCGGTCTCGACTTGCGCCTCGCGTCGTGGAACCGCCCAACCCCATCCAGCGCCGGCATCGTGGATGCGCACTGGGGCGTACCCCTCGATAGCCTCACGCGTCGGCATACCTGGCGTCTCGACCCGGTGGCCGGTCGTGGTGCCCGCAAGGTGGGGAGCATGGCCACGCTCAACGGCCGCTACATCGTGCGCACCGCCGCACCCGCCGATACGCTCGTCTTTGGGGACACGCTGCTCGTGCATCTGCCGCCACCGCCTCGCACCGGCGCTGCGGCGACCGCCCTGCGCGCCGGTGATACGGTACGGGTACGGCTTGGCCTCGCCACTGCTCGCGGCCCGGTACGCGTTGCCGACGCGGTCGGTGGGCGTCCCATGGTGCTTGTCGACAGCGCGATTACCGGCGACGTGGACACGGAAGGCAATGCGGGGTTCCGCAACCTCAACCCGCGCAGCGCCATCGGCTTCAATCGGGCCCGCACGCGCGCCTGGCTCGCGGTCATCGACGGGCGACAGCCCGGCTACAGCATGGGTATGACCCTGCGACAGGTGGCGGAACTCATGCAGTCCCTTGGGGCCACCCACGCCCTCAACCTCGATGGCGGCGGCTCGAGTGCGCTCGTCCTGCGCTCCGGGGCCGACACGGTCGTTCGTGTGGTCAACCGCCCGTCGGACCAAACCGAGCGACCGGTCGGCAATGCCCTCGCCGTGCTCTCCCGGTGCACCGGCGCCTAG
- a CDS encoding VTT domain-containing protein, with product MAHPGPAARLFARMQQWADAGWSNSVVFTWGLLQGLVFPGVADLFFLPLAIARPERAYRLALVATSGTLIGSMVLYWVGAEALVWLQGPVTRVVELSPADLAAYRTRLAEWGGWAIFASTMSPLSTKLTSIASGAAGVPFTTFTVALLAGRLTRTMAFAWLVRNGGAKAVERWVRTSGSPAGHGEPQ from the coding sequence ATGGCTCATCCCGGTCCCGCCGCGCGCCTGTTTGCGCGGATGCAGCAGTGGGCCGACGCCGGCTGGTCGAACAGCGTCGTGTTCACGTGGGGGCTGCTCCAGGGGCTGGTATTCCCCGGGGTGGCCGACCTGTTCTTCCTGCCACTCGCCATCGCGCGTCCCGAGCGTGCCTATCGATTGGCGCTGGTCGCCACCAGCGGCACGCTCATCGGCAGCATGGTGCTGTACTGGGTCGGCGCCGAAGCGCTGGTGTGGCTGCAGGGCCCGGTCACGCGGGTGGTGGAGCTGTCGCCAGCCGACCTCGCGGCCTACCGCACACGGCTCGCGGAATGGGGCGGCTGGGCGATCTTCGCCAGCACGATGAGCCCACTCAGCACCAAGCTCACGAGCATTGCGTCGGGAGCGGCCGGGGTGCCGTTCACGACGTTCACCGTGGCGCTGCTCGCCGGTCGCCTGACCCGCACCATGGCGTTTGCCTGGCTCGTCCGCAACGGCGGGGCGAAAGCGGTCGAGCGCTGGGTGCGCACATCCGGGAGCCCTGCGGGACACGGGGAGCCCCAATAG
- a CDS encoding HD domain-containing protein has translation MSIAPHDLHGILDFLRAAEALKHTTRVAWTSTGQQESVAEHTWRLCLMALVFAPRFPGVDVGKLLRICIVHDLGEAIGGDISATLQASMPNKAEQERKDLLQLTEPLPAHTRAEIVALWDEYEQAASLEARLAKGLDKLETILQHNQGAMPEGFDFRFNLQYGAKYTTDDPILRTIRAVLDEETERRARQREGESRARESRARESRDPAVRTGAS, from the coding sequence ATGTCCATTGCCCCCCACGATCTCCACGGTATCCTCGACTTCCTGCGGGCCGCCGAGGCGCTGAAGCACACCACGCGCGTGGCGTGGACGTCCACCGGCCAGCAGGAGAGCGTCGCCGAGCACACGTGGCGACTCTGCCTCATGGCGCTGGTGTTCGCGCCGCGCTTCCCCGGTGTGGATGTGGGCAAGCTGCTGCGCATCTGCATCGTGCACGACCTGGGCGAAGCCATTGGCGGCGACATCTCGGCCACCCTGCAGGCGAGCATGCCGAACAAGGCGGAGCAGGAGCGCAAGGATCTGCTGCAGCTTACCGAACCGCTGCCGGCGCACACGCGCGCCGAGATCGTGGCGCTGTGGGACGAGTACGAGCAGGCAGCCTCGCTCGAGGCGCGCCTTGCGAAGGGGCTCGACAAGCTGGAAACCATCCTGCAGCACAATCAGGGCGCGATGCCCGAGGGGTTCGACTTCCGCTTCAACCTGCAGTACGGGGCGAAGTACACGACCGACGATCCCATTCTGCGCACCATTCGCGCGGTCCTCGACGAGGAGACCGAGCGGCGGGCGCGGCAGCGGGAGGGCGAGTCGCGAGCGCGCGAGTCGCGCGCGCGCGAGTCGCGAGATCCCGCGGTACGCACCGGCGCGTCGTGA
- a CDS encoding tRNA guanosine(34) transglycosylase Tgt: MSGFAFGVDATEGAARAGTFRTPHGDVATPAFMPVGTHASVRGLAMHEVRDAGAHMILANAYHLYLRPGDEMVRALGGLHAFSRWHGPMLTDSGGYQVFSLARYRKVSESGVEFRNKLDGSLHEYTPERVMQIERNIGADVIMQLDELIEGGCDHRASRKAMERSLRWLERCRVEFDRLSRDGRAPVPHVSATDGSPPLDTQHRDDECAAPPQALFPIVQGGTYADLRAASIAGILQTGDWAGVAVGGLSVGEAKSAMYDTFDTCAPLLPWDRPRYLMGVGFPDDLLEAVGRGMDLFDCVAPTRMGRHGTVFTPDGKVQLQKSSHRTDRRPLTAECPCPACTHYDRAYLRHLMVTEEPLGPRLLALHNITFLITLMGEARARLQLGQFTTWSSDWLRRYRARTSP, encoded by the coding sequence GTGAGCGGCTTTGCCTTTGGGGTGGACGCAACGGAGGGCGCCGCGCGTGCGGGGACTTTCCGTACGCCGCATGGTGACGTCGCCACGCCCGCCTTCATGCCGGTGGGCACGCACGCCAGTGTGCGCGGGCTCGCCATGCACGAGGTGCGTGACGCCGGCGCGCACATGATCCTCGCCAACGCGTATCACCTGTACCTGCGTCCGGGTGACGAAATGGTGCGCGCGCTCGGGGGGCTTCATGCGTTTTCCCGCTGGCATGGCCCCATGCTCACCGACAGCGGCGGCTATCAGGTGTTCTCACTGGCGCGCTACCGCAAGGTGAGCGAGTCGGGCGTTGAGTTCCGCAACAAGCTCGACGGGTCGCTGCACGAGTACACCCCCGAGCGCGTGATGCAGATCGAGCGCAACATCGGCGCCGACGTCATCATGCAGCTCGACGAACTGATCGAAGGGGGCTGCGATCACCGCGCGTCGCGCAAGGCCATGGAACGCAGCCTGCGCTGGCTGGAGCGCTGCCGTGTGGAGTTCGACCGCCTATCGCGCGACGGACGTGCACCGGTACCGCACGTCTCGGCCACCGATGGCTCACCGCCGCTCGACACGCAGCACCGTGACGACGAATGCGCCGCGCCACCGCAGGCGCTCTTTCCCATCGTGCAGGGCGGGACCTATGCCGACCTGCGTGCGGCCAGCATTGCCGGCATCCTGCAGACGGGCGACTGGGCGGGTGTGGCGGTTGGCGGGCTCTCGGTGGGCGAGGCCAAGAGCGCGATGTACGACACCTTCGACACCTGTGCGCCGCTGCTGCCCTGGGACCGGCCCCGGTATCTCATGGGGGTCGGCTTCCCGGACGATCTGCTCGAGGCGGTGGGGCGAGGCATGGATCTGTTCGATTGCGTGGCGCCCACGCGCATGGGGCGACACGGCACGGTGTTCACCCCCGACGGCAAGGTGCAGCTGCAGAAGAGCAGTCATCGCACCGACCGCCGGCCGCTCACCGCCGAGTGCCCCTGCCCCGCCTGCACGCACTACGATCGCGCGTACCTGCGGCACCTCATGGTCACCGAGGAGCCGCTGGGGCCGCGGTTGCTGGCGCTGCACAACATCACCTTTCTCATCACGCTCATGGGCGAGGCCCGGGCACGCCTGCAGCTGGGGCAGTTCACCACCTGGAGCAGCGACTGGTTGCGGCGCTACCGGGCCCGCACGTCGCCGTAA
- a CDS encoding serine/threonine-protein kinase: MHDLLTTLRQALGDRFRLDRELTGGGMSRVFVAEELALGRQVVLKVLPPDAAATVNADRFRREVLFAAKLQHPHIVPVLAAGEDAGTLWYSMPFVEGDTLRGRLTRQGLPVREALTYWQHMLDALSHAHRAGLVHRDIKPENVLVSGRHALVTDFGIAKAVASAAASPAASGLTGIGFVVGTPAYMAPEQAVGGDSVDARTDLYAAALVAYEMLTGKAAFGGLTPPQTLAAQVQTMPAAPRTLNAAIPAAIDALLMQCLAKDPQHRPASADAVLQALDAIAREPGALAGPATPSRPAGPRVAGALMAATLVLGAGLVWRTRASSPATPIERDLVLLASLAHEPKDSSTASALAEALRIDLQQSPRLKVADPQVVRAALVAMRQDPSVAVTDSIARVLGVRLGAKAYVTGALSSVGTAYVLTARLVSVADGSEVAALRETAGAADDLLTAADRLSKGLRERAGESVASLRASPALPAATTASLEALERYASGSALLRTGKSDLAIAEFERAIALDSSFATAWSGLGTALYNLRIRPGDQLRAVSQAYALRRQLPEIERLRIESRYFASRGERDLELGVLRRILSLEPTTFAALNNLAYRVYNKGEFREAESLMTVASRLQPQALGPIDLLTNIATERGDRRLLDSLERTFPTGADGARLRWTRVESERMSRADYAGYLGQLDSAIARTTEPSLLAEHHAMRAYVGVVLGRLRTVESDLEQTLKPQLLRNDPESVPGWQRLLAAARARFLDDNAGALRLIARSDAFYTSDREPVDRTTLERAMARLTAGDIAGARRLLQQVTAPLPRDTAFVSLVRGELALAEGKPADAVRILRGTAGAEYLCPTCNLGALARAYDALGQRDSALAVYTRLLDSRFARSGRLVEDILERPQALRRAGELLEDRRDLKGALARYRAFVELWQDADPELQPIVQEVRERIARLERARG, from the coding sequence ATGCATGATCTTCTGACGACGCTGCGGCAGGCGCTCGGCGATCGGTTCCGCCTCGACCGCGAGCTGACCGGCGGGGGCATGAGCCGGGTGTTCGTGGCCGAGGAGCTGGCGCTGGGGCGGCAGGTGGTCCTCAAGGTGCTCCCTCCCGATGCCGCCGCGACGGTGAATGCCGATCGATTCCGCCGGGAGGTCCTGTTCGCCGCGAAGCTGCAGCATCCGCACATCGTGCCGGTCCTCGCGGCCGGTGAGGACGCCGGGACGCTGTGGTACAGCATGCCATTCGTGGAGGGGGACACGCTGCGTGGCCGCCTCACGCGGCAAGGGCTCCCGGTGCGCGAGGCGCTCACGTACTGGCAGCACATGCTCGATGCCCTCTCGCACGCACATCGCGCCGGCCTCGTGCACCGGGACATCAAGCCGGAAAACGTGCTGGTGAGCGGACGCCACGCGCTCGTCACCGACTTCGGCATTGCCAAGGCCGTCGCCTCCGCGGCCGCCAGCCCCGCCGCTTCGGGACTGACGGGCATTGGCTTCGTGGTGGGGACCCCGGCGTACATGGCACCGGAACAGGCGGTGGGCGGTGACAGCGTGGATGCCCGCACCGATCTCTACGCCGCCGCGCTCGTGGCCTACGAGATGCTCACGGGGAAGGCCGCATTTGGCGGGCTCACGCCGCCGCAGACGCTCGCGGCGCAGGTGCAGACCATGCCGGCCGCTCCGCGCACCCTGAATGCCGCCATCCCCGCGGCCATCGATGCCCTGCTCATGCAGTGCCTGGCCAAGGACCCGCAGCACCGGCCGGCATCGGCCGACGCGGTCCTGCAGGCGCTCGACGCCATTGCCCGCGAGCCGGGCGCGCTGGCCGGCCCGGCCACTCCGTCCCGACCGGCCGGACCACGCGTCGCCGGCGCGCTCATGGCCGCCACACTCGTGCTCGGTGCCGGCCTCGTGTGGCGTACCCGCGCCTCCTCGCCCGCCACCCCCATCGAGCGGGATCTGGTGCTGCTGGCGTCGCTGGCGCACGAACCCAAGGACTCCTCCACGGCCAGCGCGCTCGCCGAGGCGTTGCGCATCGATCTGCAGCAGTCGCCGCGGCTCAAGGTGGCCGACCCGCAGGTGGTGCGTGCCGCGCTGGTGGCCATGCGCCAGGATCCGTCCGTCGCCGTGACCGATAGCATCGCCAGGGTGCTGGGCGTGCGACTCGGCGCCAAGGCGTACGTCACCGGCGCGCTGTCGTCGGTGGGGACGGCCTACGTGCTCACAGCGCGACTGGTCAGTGTAGCCGACGGATCGGAGGTGGCGGCGCTGCGCGAAACCGCGGGCGCTGCCGATGACCTGCTCACGGCCGCAGACCGCCTGTCGAAGGGGCTGCGCGAGCGGGCGGGCGAATCCGTAGCCTCGCTGCGTGCCAGTCCGGCCCTCCCGGCCGCCACCACGGCGTCGCTCGAAGCGCTGGAACGCTATGCATCGGGCAGTGCGCTGTTGCGCACGGGAAAGTCCGACCTCGCCATTGCCGAGTTCGAACGCGCCATCGCGCTCGACAGCAGCTTCGCGACGGCGTGGTCGGGGCTCGGGACGGCGCTCTACAACCTCCGGATCCGACCGGGCGACCAGCTCCGGGCCGTCAGCCAGGCCTACGCCCTGCGCCGCCAGCTGCCGGAAATCGAGCGCCTGCGCATCGAATCGCGCTATTTCGCGTCGCGCGGCGAACGTGATTTGGAGCTTGGGGTTCTGCGTCGCATCCTGAGCCTCGAGCCCACGACCTTTGCCGCGCTGAACAATCTGGCCTACCGCGTCTACAACAAGGGGGAGTTTCGGGAGGCGGAGTCGCTCATGACGGTGGCCAGCCGGTTGCAGCCACAGGCCCTGGGCCCCATCGACCTGCTGACCAACATCGCCACCGAGCGGGGGGACCGCCGCCTGCTCGACTCGCTCGAACGCACATTCCCCACCGGAGCGGATGGGGCACGGCTCCGGTGGACGCGCGTGGAGAGTGAGCGGATGAGCCGGGCCGACTACGCGGGATATCTCGGGCAGCTCGACAGTGCCATCGCGCGCACGACCGAACCGAGTCTGCTTGCCGAGCACCACGCGATGCGCGCATACGTGGGCGTCGTTCTCGGGCGCCTGCGCACCGTCGAGTCGGATCTCGAGCAGACGCTGAAGCCGCAGCTCCTCAGGAACGACCCGGAGTCGGTGCCCGGCTGGCAGCGCCTGTTGGCCGCCGCGCGGGCACGCTTTCTCGACGACAATGCCGGCGCGTTGCGCCTGATCGCGCGGAGCGATGCGTTCTACACGAGCGACCGCGAGCCTGTGGATCGCACCACGCTCGAGCGGGCCATGGCGCGCCTGACCGCTGGGGACATCGCCGGGGCGCGACGGCTCCTGCAGCAGGTTACCGCCCCCCTGCCGCGTGACACGGCCTTCGTCAGCCTCGTGCGGGGGGAGCTGGCGCTGGCCGAGGGCAAACCGGCCGACGCGGTCCGGATTCTCCGTGGCACCGCGGGGGCCGAGTATCTCTGCCCGACGTGCAACCTCGGGGCACTCGCGCGCGCCTACGATGCGCTCGGGCAGCGGGATTCGGCCCTGGCGGTGTATACGCGACTGCTCGACAGCCGGTTCGCCCGCAGCGGGCGGCTCGTGGAGGACATTCTGGAACGGCCGCAGGCGCTCCGGCGCGCCGGCGAGCTGCTTGAGGACCGCCGCGACCTGAAGGGCGCGCTCGCCCGCTACCGCGCCTTCGTGGAGCTGTGGCAGGACGCCGATCCCGAACTGCAGCCGATCGTGCAGGAGGTGCGGGAGCGCATTGCCCGACTCGAGCGCGCCCGCGGCTGA
- a CDS encoding MIP/aquaporin family protein: MPATVLGEFFGTVILLLLGNGVVANVLLTDAKGHGSGWIVITAGWAFAVMSGGMVAVALGAPGELNPAVSLANVVTGVYPLATGLAHVGAQMLGGIVGATLVWLHYLPHWARTGDAELIRACYCNTPAVRSTGPNLVAEIIGTAVLVIVAGAIGAEGVLGASPATNLGSFLVGCLVWGIGLSLGGPTGYAINPARDLGPRIAHALLPVANKGTSDWGYAWIPVVGPIVGATLAALLWKSLTT; encoded by the coding sequence ATGCCTGCCACCGTATTGGGCGAGTTCTTCGGCACCGTCATTCTCCTGCTGCTCGGCAACGGCGTCGTGGCCAACGTGTTGCTCACCGACGCCAAGGGACACGGGAGCGGGTGGATCGTGATCACCGCCGGCTGGGCCTTCGCCGTGATGAGTGGCGGCATGGTGGCCGTGGCGCTGGGGGCACCCGGAGAACTCAATCCCGCGGTGAGTCTCGCCAACGTGGTGACCGGCGTGTATCCGCTGGCCACCGGCCTGGCGCACGTGGGGGCGCAGATGCTGGGGGGCATCGTGGGCGCCACGCTCGTCTGGCTGCACTACCTGCCGCACTGGGCGCGCACCGGCGACGCCGAGCTCATTCGCGCCTGTTACTGCAATACGCCCGCGGTGCGCAGTACGGGGCCCAATCTGGTGGCCGAGATCATCGGCACTGCGGTACTGGTCATTGTCGCCGGCGCCATTGGCGCGGAGGGTGTGCTGGGCGCGTCACCCGCCACCAACCTTGGCAGCTTCCTGGTGGGATGCCTGGTGTGGGGGATCGGCCTGTCGTTGGGCGGCCCCACCGGCTACGCCATCAATCCCGCGCGCGACCTCGGCCCGCGCATCGCGCACGCGCTGCTGCCCGTTGCCAACAAGGGCACCAGCGACTGGGGCTACGCGTGGATTCCGGTGGTGGGGCCCATCGTGGGCGCAACGCTGGCGGCGCTGCTCTGGAAGTCCCTCACCACCTGA
- a CDS encoding MBL fold metallo-hydrolase: MPTSPLRRALLGVTWLSLALAAPAAARAQIRTADPAVRGVPLSAFPRLVKLSKHVYGYEEIRQPGFTTVSLIVIGKDGVLIADAQGSAAATQTMLDRIRTITPLPVKWYVVGSDHGDHTAGNHVLPAGITWVVHPTSLAQLKRDSAAATAARPVVVPPTAMSGTTQTIDLGTTEVVVRFLGRAHTGGDLMVHLPREQILFMSEAFLNRVFPAMRSAYPSEWARAIDAALALERVKRFVPGHGFIEKAKRSREELVAFRDAITAVIAEATRLRTTGLTFDAAVKQAQWGPYATWFLVDQQAPIAIRRVWQELAGELR; encoded by the coding sequence ATGCCCACTTCCCCGCTCCGTCGCGCGTTGCTTGGCGTGACCTGGCTGTCCCTCGCGCTCGCCGCGCCCGCCGCGGCGCGGGCGCAGATCCGTACCGCCGACCCGGCAGTGCGCGGCGTTCCGCTCAGCGCGTTCCCGCGACTGGTCAAGCTCTCGAAGCATGTGTACGGCTACGAGGAGATCCGCCAGCCGGGCTTCACCACGGTGAGCCTCATCGTGATCGGGAAGGACGGCGTGCTCATTGCCGACGCGCAGGGATCGGCGGCGGCGACGCAGACGATGCTCGATCGCATCCGCACGATCACGCCGCTGCCGGTCAAGTGGTACGTGGTGGGCTCCGATCACGGTGACCATACGGCGGGCAATCACGTACTGCCGGCCGGCATCACGTGGGTGGTGCACCCCACGTCGCTGGCGCAGCTCAAGCGCGACTCGGCGGCGGCGACGGCCGCGCGCCCGGTGGTGGTGCCGCCCACGGCGATGAGCGGCACCACGCAGACCATCGACCTCGGCACGACGGAGGTCGTCGTGCGGTTCCTGGGGCGCGCGCACACGGGCGGCGATCTCATGGTGCATCTGCCCAGGGAACAGATCCTGTTCATGAGTGAGGCGTTCCTGAATCGTGTGTTTCCGGCGATGCGCAGTGCGTATCCGTCGGAATGGGCGCGCGCGATTGACGCGGCGCTCGCGCTCGAGCGGGTGAAGCGCTTCGTGCCGGGGCACGGGTTCATCGAAAAGGCCAAGCGCTCGCGCGAGGAGCTCGTCGCGTTCCGCGACGCGATCACGGCGGTGATTGCCGAGGCCACCCGCCTGCGCACCACGGGGCTCACGTTCGATGCGGCGGTGAAGCAGGCGCAATGGGGGCCGTACGCCACCTGGTTCCTTGTCGACCAGCAGGCGCCGATCGCGATTCGGCGGGTGTGGCAGGAACTCGCAGGCGAACTGCGCTGA